One Longimicrobium sp. DNA window includes the following coding sequences:
- a CDS encoding DUF2442 domain-containing protein, whose product MDYPSLTDEEIFAMLPAADEATRIAELTEPQAKSAHYDPATGRIVVELKLGSAFAFPPSMFSELAGHTPEELAKVEVEPFGEALVWEELDVGIAVAGIIVEILGDAMLKAFASRGGSSTSERKAAAARANGRKGGRPRKKRPAKEPAVT is encoded by the coding sequence GATTACCCAAGCCTGACTGACGAAGAGATTTTCGCGATGCTGCCGGCGGCCGACGAAGCGACCCGCATCGCGGAGCTTACGGAGCCGCAAGCCAAGTCGGCGCATTACGATCCGGCCACGGGACGGATCGTGGTAGAGCTGAAGCTGGGGAGTGCCTTCGCGTTCCCTCCCTCGATGTTCTCCGAGCTTGCCGGGCACACCCCTGAGGAGTTGGCCAAGGTCGAGGTCGAACCCTTCGGAGAGGCATTGGTCTGGGAGGAACTCGATGTGGGGATTGCCGTGGCCGGGATCATCGTAGAAATCCTGGGCGACGCGATGCTCAAGGCGTTCGCCAGCAGGGGCGGGTCATCCACCAGCGAGCGGAAGGCGGCGGCCGCCCGGGCGAACGGACGCAAGGGCGGCCGGCCGCGGAAGAAGCGGCCCGCGAAGGAGCCGGCCGTGACCTGA
- a CDS encoding AAA family ATPase yields the protein MSRTALARRYRPRQFSEVATQEHVSETLRSAVQRDRVAHAYLFCGPRGVGKTTLARVLAMALNCPDRTDEGEPCGVCDSCERIWAGRTSLD from the coding sequence GTGTCCCGCACCGCACTCGCACGCAGATACCGCCCGCGCCAGTTCAGCGAAGTGGCGACGCAGGAGCACGTTTCAGAGACGCTTCGCTCGGCCGTGCAGCGCGACCGCGTGGCGCACGCCTACCTGTTCTGCGGCCCGCGCGGCGTGGGCAAGACCACGCTGGCGCGCGTGCTGGCCATGGCGCTCAACTGCCCCGACCGCACGGACGAGGGCGAGCCCTGCGGCGTGTGCGACAGCTGCGAGCGCATCTGGGCCGGGCGCACCTCGCTGGACG